The nucleotide window TTTTATGGCAAATGGTCAGATTATATTTAAGAAAAattctcctttaaaaaaaaaaaaaaaaaaaacattgagcaTGGCCCCAAATGTTTTAGATACAGTATATCGATACACACATAATATCTAACTGGTCATAAGATTTCTTGTTTGAATAgccttaaaatgaataaataaatacataaataaaagtacaataGAGCCATTTGATCTTCATTATTACTGATTCTCACAAATTAGATGTTAACTAACATTAGCATAAACTGAGGAAAGCTGCGCCTGTACATTTCATTGCATACTATACACGTTTAACTGCGACAAATAACGCAGTGTTGACGTCAGCCCTCTTCTTGTTTTTATGTGCTAGTTTCCGATTGTTTTCATGACAATAAATCTAATGATAATTGCCGAAGCATGGCATTCAGATAAAACTGTTCCGCTAAACATACTTGCACTCTTGTAACTGACCAAAGAATTACAACAAACACCAATCCGATCCTTGCAGATCTATTTTCACTGTCATTTCGCCGGCCAACAATCTCAAAAGTTAGAGTATCATGAATGTGGGCAaggagacacacgcacacacacttagTCCACTTGCTCCCATATGTGAGGGAGGGAGGGCTCAAGTAACCACACAGTCTGACGGCTATGTGCAACACACTCATTTTTTAGTGATCGGCCTCCAGGTGAGGACTTGGCACCAGGATTCCACACATCAAAGACTTGACAAAGAGGTGGAGGAAGTCTCAAGTGTGCCCCACTAGACCACTGCCTCAGTGCCTTGAGCACCTTTGGTGCTGTGTGGTCATTTTTGGGACATCAAGAAGAGAGACAGCAGGAAGAGATGAGGAGGGAGAGACCGATACAAGTCGAATGGATTATCTGACACCCGcttacatttttggggggtgttCTCAGAGCAAACTCGACCAAGGCTTGACTGCACATGAGGAGTCTGGTTGGAAGACTTCCACCGGGATATCTACAAACTTTTTTGCCTAATTATAGCTTCCTGCCTGGAAGTAGGACCCACAGGACGGCAACCAAGGGAACACTTTTGCAGTACATACTGAATGAGAAACACCAAGATAAGAAGCAGGTTTCTTACTGGAACAGGCATTAAAGTAGACCCTTTTGTTCCTTGTAACTTGGACTGCAGACTCTCCGATGAAAAAGTAGAGAACTCATAGGAATACCGGCTGGAGACTCAGTGAGCAGTTTTTAAGTCAAACATAAGACAGAGGGGAAATCGGAGGATTTCATACAGGTGCTACATAATTTGGGTTCTGCAGGGGGGAAGATCTGAGCCGGCGCGGACTGCGGAGGGCTCCCCTCCCTGCCCTCCCAGCCTATCTGCACCCCCAAGCAGCATGTCCAAGGCTCTGAGGCTGCCTCGAGTCCTCCATAGAGCACACTACCATGATCAGATGTGCTGCTGGAGGGAGTAAGGCTGCCTTGTCCTGCTCCAGGACTGACTTTGGGGCTCATTCCTCCTCATGGTCTCTGCCTCTCCTGCTAGCCCTGGTAGCTCTAGTCATCTCCCTTCCTGGAACAGCCTGCCATCAGCTCAGGAGAGACAGACTGAGGCTCACCATACCGCGGAGCCACAGGGTTCCCCTGAACATTTCAGAAAGCGAGGGTGTCTACAAGCCCGGGGCCACTGGGGGCCCTCCGGGTCGGACTGGGGGACCGCAGGGTAGGCATGTGCGCAGTTACAACCATCTCCAAGGGGACATACGGAGGAGGAAGCTCTTCTCTTTCCAGAAGTTTTTCCTGAGGATCGACAAGAACGGAAGGGTCAACGGAACGAAGAGCAAGGATGACCCTCTCAGTAAGTAATCAACATAGGAATCAAACCTTAAGAAAAAGAAACCGTAAGAAATACTGTGTAGGTATGCATGTGACCAGAAAAATGACATTCAGTGACTTCGATGCTTTCAACGGTCTCAGAGGAAACCCGATTCTAAGATGAAGCATTCCCGATGGTTTAGTTTCAAACTAGGCATCCAA belongs to Festucalex cinctus isolate MCC-2025b chromosome 5, RoL_Fcin_1.0, whole genome shotgun sequence and includes:
- the LOC144019276 gene encoding fibroblast growth factor 10-like, which produces MIRCAAGGSKAALSCSRTDFGAHSSSWSLPLLLALVALVISLPGTACHQLRRDRLRLTIPRSHRVPLNISESEGVYKPGATGGPPGRTGGPQGRHVRSYNHLQGDIRRRKLFSFQKFFLRIDKNGRVNGTKSKDDPLSILEITSVDVGVVAIKGLNSNYYLAISRKGELYGAREFGIDCTLKERIEENGYNTYASAEWKNKKRQMFVGLNIHGRPVRGKRTRRKNTATHFLPIMA